The proteins below are encoded in one region of Brachyspira hampsonii:
- a CDS encoding MFS transporter — MFNLLLAIIYLSFISLGLPDSILGSAWPTMYKELEVPISYAGIISMIISAGTIISSLQSDRLTKKFGTGKITAFSVAMTAIALFGFSITHSYLFLCIWAIPYGLGAGSVDASLNNYVALHYESKHMSWLHCMWGIGAAMGPYIMGYALINNNWNTGYRYISIIQIVLTAILFFSLSLWKKNDEQNKEKINTKTLKLIELIKITGTKEIMICFFCYCAIESTAGLWASSYLNLYKNIDIKTAASFGSLFYIGITIGRAISGFATMKLNDNQMIILGELLIFIGIVLMIIPMVNTVSLIGFIIVGLGCAPIYPSIIHSTPYNFGRENSQAIIGVQMASAYIGTLAMPPLFGYIANHISISLLPIYLVLILVLMSIMHRLMIKKTIKNRDAYIK; from the coding sequence ATGTTTAATCTTCTTCTTGCTATTATATATTTATCTTTTATTAGTCTAGGACTTCCGGATTCAATTCTCGGATCAGCTTGGCCTACTATGTATAAAGAATTGGAAGTGCCTATTTCTTATGCTGGTATAATTTCTATGATTATTTCTGCAGGAACTATAATTTCTAGTTTGCAAAGCGATAGACTTACTAAAAAATTTGGAACAGGAAAAATAACTGCATTTAGTGTTGCAATGACTGCTATAGCTCTTTTTGGATTTTCTATTACTCATTCTTATTTATTTCTTTGTATTTGGGCTATACCTTATGGATTAGGTGCAGGAAGTGTAGATGCTTCTTTAAATAATTATGTAGCTCTTCATTACGAAAGCAAACATATGAGCTGGCTTCATTGTATGTGGGGAATAGGTGCTGCAATGGGACCTTATATAATGGGGTATGCACTCATTAATAATAATTGGAATACAGGATACAGATACATATCAATAATACAGATTGTGCTGACTGCTATTTTATTTTTTAGTCTTTCTCTATGGAAGAAAAATGATGAACAAAATAAAGAAAAAATAAATACAAAAACTTTAAAATTAATAGAACTTATAAAAATAACAGGTACTAAAGAAATTATGATATGCTTTTTTTGTTATTGTGCCATTGAGTCTACTGCGGGATTATGGGCAAGCAGTTACTTAAATCTATATAAAAATATTGACATAAAAACTGCAGCTTCTTTCGGAAGTTTATTTTATATAGGAATAACTATAGGAAGAGCAATATCCGGATTTGCAACAATGAAATTAAATGATAATCAAATGATAATTTTAGGTGAATTATTAATTTTTATAGGAATAGTATTAATGATTATTCCTATGGTAAATACAGTATCTTTAATAGGATTTATAATTGTAGGTTTAGGCTGTGCTCCGATATATCCTTCCATAATACATTCAACTCCATATAACTTTGGCAGAGAAAACTCTCAGGCTATAATAGGAGTACAAATGGCTAGTGCATATATAGGTACTCTTGCAATGCCTCCATTATTCGGATACATTGCAAATCATATATCAATATCATTGCTTCCAATATATTTAGTATTAATTTTAGTATTAATGTCTATTATGCATAGATTAATGATAAAAAAGACTATAAAAAATAGAGATGCATATATAAAATAA
- a CDS encoding MBOAT family O-acyltransferase, translating to MLFSSMIFLWLFLPVVFILYYIIDKKFRNVLLLLASIIFYAWGGVSYTLIMFSSIIINYIFALLIHKAIEEDNKLKKKIYLALCVIVNLSILSYFKYTDFAISIINSISGKEVISLKNIVLPIGISFYTFQALSYVIDVYREHNKAQKNIINLALYISFFPQLIAGPIVKYHDIDSQITNRIENLENISYGIKRFIYGLSKKVILANMFALYCDEILKQPVSELGTILVWLASILYTLQIYYDFSGYSDMAIGLGYIFGFKFLENFNYPYISKSVQEFWRRWHISLSAWFKEYLYIPLGGNRRGKYFTYLNLLIVFFATGLWHGASFNFILWGLWHGLFLVIERIFLGKLLEKNKLKFLNHIYVILVFVLGWVLFRANNLSHALDLYKLMFSYKESFYTVRYFFYPQTQICFIFGILFSGLFQSLFPKIKEAIFSSRVYILESIIQFILLFICIMYLVNGTYNPFIYFRF from the coding sequence ATGTTATTTAGCTCTATGATTTTTCTTTGGCTTTTTCTTCCTGTAGTTTTTATTCTTTACTATATAATTGATAAAAAGTTTAGAAATGTATTACTGCTTTTAGCAAGCATTATATTTTATGCTTGGGGAGGAGTTAGTTATACTTTAATAATGTTTTCTTCAATAATAATCAATTATATTTTTGCCTTATTAATTCATAAAGCAATTGAAGAAGATAATAAATTAAAAAAGAAAATATATTTAGCTTTATGCGTAATAGTTAACTTATCAATATTAAGCTATTTTAAATACACTGATTTTGCAATATCAATAATTAATTCCATATCAGGCAAGGAAGTAATTTCATTAAAAAACATAGTTCTGCCTATAGGAATATCATTTTACACTTTTCAGGCTTTGTCTTATGTTATAGACGTTTACAGAGAACATAACAAAGCACAGAAAAATATTATCAATTTGGCATTATATATATCTTTCTTTCCACAGTTAATAGCAGGACCTATAGTAAAGTATCATGATATAGATAGCCAGATAACAAATAGGATTGAGAATTTAGAAAATATAAGCTATGGAATAAAAAGGTTCATTTACGGACTGTCAAAAAAGGTAATACTTGCTAATATGTTTGCTTTATACTGTGATGAGATATTAAAACAGCCTGTTAGTGAATTAGGTACTATTTTGGTATGGCTTGCTTCTATTCTTTATACACTTCAGATTTATTATGATTTTTCTGGTTATTCTGATATGGCTATTGGTTTAGGGTACATATTCGGATTTAAGTTTTTAGAGAATTTTAATTATCCATACATATCAAAGTCAGTTCAAGAGTTTTGGAGGAGATGGCATATATCTTTGTCAGCTTGGTTTAAGGAGTATTTGTATATACCATTAGGAGGAAATCGTAGAGGAAAATATTTTACTTATTTAAATCTCTTAATTGTATTTTTTGCTACAGGGTTATGGCATGGTGCTAGTTTTAATTTTATTCTTTGGGGTTTATGGCATGGTTTATTTTTGGTTATAGAGCGTATATTTTTAGGAAAACTACTAGAGAAAAATAAATTAAAATTCTTAAATCACATTTATGTAATATTAGTATTTGTACTTGGCTGGGTATTATTCAGAGCAAATAATTTAAGTCATGCACTAGATTTATATAAATTGATGTTTAGTTATAAGGAAAGTTTCTATACAGTTAGATATTTCTTTTATCCTCAAACCCAAATATGTTTTATATTTGGTATATTATTCAGTGGTTTGTTTCAAAGTCTATTTCCAAAGATTAAAGAGGCTATATTTTCAAGCAGAGTTTATATATTAGAAAGTATCATACA